In a single window of the Enoplosus armatus isolate fEnoArm2 chromosome 15, fEnoArm2.hap1, whole genome shotgun sequence genome:
- the lamtor3 gene encoding ragulator complex protein LAMTOR3 isoform X1: MADDLKRYLYKQLQSVEGLHAIVVTDRDGVPVIKVANDNAPVHALRPGFLSTFALATDQGSKLGLSKNKSIICYYNTYQIVQFNRLPLVISFIASSNANTGLIMSLEKELAPLIEELRQVVEVT; this comes from the exons ATGGCTGAT GATTTGAAGAGATACCTGTACAAGCAGTTGCAAAG TGTTGAAGGTCTTCATGCTATTGTAGTGACAGACAGGGATGGTGTCCCAGTTATCAAAG TTGCCAATGACAACGCTCCAGTCCACGCTCTAAGACCTGGCTTCTTGTCCACTTTCGCTCTTGCCACAGATCAAGGCAGCAAGCTGGGCCTCTCCAAGAACAAGAGCATCATCTGCTACTACAACACCTACCAG ATTGTGCAGTTCAATCGGTTACCACTGGTCATCAGTTTCATTGCCAGCAGCAATGCCAACACAG GTCTCATCATGAGTCTGGAGAAGGAGTTGGCTCCACTAATAGAGGAGCTGAGGCAGGTGGTGGAGGTGACATAA
- the lamtor3 gene encoding ragulator complex protein LAMTOR3 isoform X2, whose protein sequence is MADDLKRYLYKQLQSVEGLHAIVVTDRDGVPVIKDQGSKLGLSKNKSIICYYNTYQIVQFNRLPLVISFIASSNANTGLIMSLEKELAPLIEELRQVVEVT, encoded by the exons ATGGCTGAT GATTTGAAGAGATACCTGTACAAGCAGTTGCAAAG TGTTGAAGGTCTTCATGCTATTGTAGTGACAGACAGGGATGGTGTCCCAGTTATCAAAG ATCAAGGCAGCAAGCTGGGCCTCTCCAAGAACAAGAGCATCATCTGCTACTACAACACCTACCAG ATTGTGCAGTTCAATCGGTTACCACTGGTCATCAGTTTCATTGCCAGCAGCAATGCCAACACAG GTCTCATCATGAGTCTGGAGAAGGAGTTGGCTCCACTAATAGAGGAGCTGAGGCAGGTGGTGGAGGTGACATAA
- the dapp1 gene encoding dual adapter for phosphotyrosine and 3-phosphotyrosine and 3-phosphoinositide: protein MSFYSDASTEDVRDELESLWWYHYDLSRHAAEALLLSNGTDGSYLLRNGNEGPGCFALSVRAKDSVKHFHVTRKDNDYVFGFNKFATLQDFVNHFANQPVLGSDTGTLIVLKCPYPWRVEEPSIYESVRVHTAVQTGRTENDLVPNAPSLGTKEGYLVKQGAIVKNWKQRWFTLNRYELKYFKDKMCEEPIRTLDLRACSAVQFDYSQDRVNCFCLVFPERTFYLCAKTGVEADEWIKILRWKLSQINKGR from the exons ATGAGCTTCTACAGTGATGCGTCCACTGAAGACGTGAGAGATGAGTTAGAATCTTTGTG GTGGTACCACTATGACCTGTCCCGCCATGCTGCTGAAGCCCTTCTCTTGTCCAATGGGACTGATGGAAGTTATCTCCTGAGAAATGGTAATGAGGGACCAGGCTGCTTCGCCCTGTCTGTCAG GGCGAAGGATTCCGTCAAGCATTTTCATGTGACACGCAAAGACAACGACTATGTGTTTGGGTTTAACAAGTTTGCAACCCTTCAAGACTTTGTCAACCACTTTGCTAACCAGCCTGTGCTGGGCAGTGACACAG GAACCCTCATCGTTCTGAAGTGTCCATACCCGTGGCGTGTGGAGGAGCCGTCCATCTACGAGTCTGTGCGAGTTCACACAGCTGTACAGACGGGCCGCACAGAAAACGATCTGGTCCCAAATGCACCATCG CTGGGCACAAAGGAAGGCTATCTGGTGAAACAAGGAGCAATTGTAAAG aaCTGGAAACAGAGGTGGTTCACACTCAACAGATATGAGCTCAAATacttcaaagacaaaatg TGTGAGGAGCCTATTCGAACCCTGGATTTGAGAGCCTGCTCTGCCGTCCAGTTTGACTACTCTCAGGACAGAGTCAATTGTTTCTG CCTGGTGTTTCCTGAGAGAACATTTTATCTTTGTGCAAAGACTGGCGTAGAGGCAGACGAATGGATCAAGATCCTGAGGTGGAAACTG TCCCAGATAAATAAAGGTCGATGA